The Archocentrus centrarchus isolate MPI-CPG fArcCen1 chromosome 7, fArcCen1, whole genome shotgun sequence genome window below encodes:
- the nr2c2 gene encoding nuclear receptor subfamily 2 group C member 2 isoform X2, translated as MSESPQRFQVISTEPTTTPQRIQIVTDQQTGQKIQIVTAMNPSSAPKQQFILTTADSSGAGKVILASPDSHNAKQLIFTAADSLMPGRIQIVTDPVSMERLLGQSGDLSRPQPVEYCVVCGDKASGRHYGAVSCEGCKGFFKRSVRKNLTYSCRSKQDCVINKHHRNRCQFCRLRKCLKMGMKTESVQSERKPIDIVPRERHANCAASTQKIYIRKDLNSPLIATPTFISDTEADGSRSSLLDQGMLVNIQQPLIQSDGTLVLAADSKMDCGQGDLGTLANVVTSLASLSDSLKENLNNGDTSDGQHEEQSASEITRAFDTLAKVFNPPEVGVEENLADKSQCVSGTTIQLIGRDQETPIIEVEGPLLTDSHVSFKLTMPSPMPEYLNVHYICESASRLLFLSMHWARSIPAFSALGQEANTSLVRACWNELFTLGLAQCAHVMNLSTILAAIINHLQSSIQDDKLSGERVKQVMEHIWKFQEFCNSMTRLETDSYEYAYLKAIVLFSPDHPGVDSSGQIEKLQEKALMELQDYVQKTYPEDTYRLTRILTRLPALRLMNSSITEELFFTGLIGNVSIDSIIPYILKMETAEYNSQDSDATE; from the exons CCAGTGCCCCTAAGCAGCAGTTCATTCTGACTACAGCTGACAGCTCAGGGGCAGGAAAGGTCATTCTGGCCTCACCAGACAGTCacaatgccaaacagctcatCTTCACTGCTGCAGACAGCCTGATGCCAGGAAGAATACAG ATTGTTACAGATCCAGTGTCAATGGAACGGTTGTTAGGACAGTCAGGAGATTTGAGCCGACCACAGCCGGTGGAGTACTGTGTGGTGTGCGGGGACAAGGCTTCAG GACGTCACTATGGAGCCGTCAGTTGTGAGGGATGTAAGGGTTTCTTTAAGCGGAGTGTGAGGAAGAATCTGACCTACAGCTGCCGCAGCAAGCAGGACTGCGTCATCAACAAACACCACCGCAATCGCTGCCAATTCTGTCGGTTGAGAAAATGCCTTAAGATGGGGATGAagactgaat CTGTCCAGAGTGAGAGAAAACCCATCGACATAGTTCCCAGAGAGAGGCACGCCAACTGTGCTGCCTCCACCCAAAAGATCTATATTCGTAAGGACCTAAACAGTCCGCTCATTGCCACACCAACTTTTATCTCCGATACAGAGGCAGATGGCTCCAG ATCCAGCTTGCTGGATCAGGGGATGCTGGTTAACATCCAACAGCCATTGATCCAGAGTGATGGAACTTTAGTGCTGGCAGCTGATTCAAAG ATGGATTGTGGGCAGGGAGACTTGGGGACGCTAGCCAACGTTGTGACATCACTGGCCAGCCTGAGTGACTCGCTAAAAGAAAACCTAAACAATGGTGATACCTCAGACGGCCAACATGAAGAGCAGTCCGCCAGCGAGATAACACG TGCCTTTGACACTCTTGCCAAAGTCTTCAACCCACCTGAAGTTGGAGTCGAAGAGAATCTGGCTGATAAGTCACAGTGTGTCAGTGGAACAACGATCCAGCTGATTGGTCGAGACCAGGAGACCCCCATCATAGAGGTGGAAGGACCACTCCTCACAGACAGCCATGTCAGCTTTAAG CTGACCATGCCCAGCCCCATGCCTGAGTATCTGAATGTACACTATATCTGTGAATCAGCATCCAGACTTCTCTTCCTCTCCATGCACTGGGCACGCTCAATCCCAGCCTTCTCAGCTCTTGG TCAGGAGGCAAACACCAGTTTGGTGCGAGCCTGCTGGAACGAGTTGTTCACTCTGGGTCTTGCTCAGTGCGCTCATGTGATGAACCTGTCGACCATCCTTGCAGCCATCATCAACCACCTTCAAAGCAGCATCCAGGATG ACAAGCTGTCAGGGGAAAGGGTGAAGCAGGTGATGGAGCATATCTGGAAATTTCAGGAGTTCTGTAACAGCATGACAAGGCTAGAGACAGACAGCTATGAATACGCCTACCTGAAGGCTATAGTGTTGTTCAGCCCAG ATCACCCAGGTGTGGACAGTAGTGGACAGATTGAGAAGTTACAGGAGAAAGCTCTGATGGAACTACAGGACTATGTGCAGAAAACCTATCCAGAGGACACCTACAG GCTGACACGTATCCTGACTCGTCTGCCCGCGCTGCGCCTCATGAACTCAAGCATCACAGAGGAGCTCTTCTTCACTGGCTTAATAGGAAATGTTTCTATTGACAGCATCATTCCTTACATCCTCAAGATGGAGACGGCTGAATATAACAGCCAGGACTCTGACGCTACAGAATGA